The Vibrio echinoideorum genome includes a region encoding these proteins:
- a CDS encoding putative bifunctional diguanylate cyclase/phosphodiesterase: MKLSTKILLLITPVILISTAASNYIIYSTQKSSFIKREDNALQLNMEKLAGHFRQSRAFLNSYSYTLTQSDMVKRYFLTEQSLSRDLELVSNLRDAIRFLQDGDESYTGLAILNGARQLDYYADNSSDVRAQIDAKILEFVDQHYQDTLATSSTNYIQNSQGEGMLVHYEMLDKRTGAPATSNPLNDVFVVVSVSLDKFNALRKQIEFDYQTSLFFTPIAVSLDSGVTHSVKLAPELYATVDPAQFLLDNKLDSIWNKLSLSFALSAFVTVILLLVLLSRSVISPITRLDRQLQQVEKKQRKNIERLGTRDELGRLSQRFYDMYQELDNTYQQTKLLAENDQLTQIANRHQFQTFVQQSLPKPSSNTETWVLYFDLDNFKFVNDKYGHQIGDSILVSFAKRISDICAHYKTEFDAHCMPARLSGDEFVVYINAPTRRGNIAHRFSDDLLTPLQKGFVTESGSFPITVSIGIATYPNDGHSIEKLLSHADTAMYQAKRAGKNQFADYSRDLDKTIQRQANIERALRDKNFDDEFRLVYMPYMDSTGTHIIGVEVLLRWDSKQLGLVPPDEFIPIAEQTGLFEPVDRWVIQNAFASFHRLQAQFDHSVQLSINLSSAGIETTHLAYFIKEHADINQIPPSLIDFEITETFYSNSQGFPLLNQLAHMGYRLAIDDFGSGYTSITQLVQYPTQKIKLDKAFLDTLIETDNQNIVKPVIGLCHAQGKKVTAEGIETESMHHWLRDAQCDMLQGYYFGKPMPLEELNEWYRQHQLNLIDNKKNPTHEIRRHCIAEPS, translated from the coding sequence ATGAAGCTAAGTACTAAAATATTATTACTGATAACCCCTGTGATACTGATCAGTACCGCGGCTTCTAACTATATTATCTATTCCACGCAGAAAAGCAGCTTCATCAAACGCGAAGACAACGCACTTCAGCTTAATATGGAAAAATTAGCCGGGCATTTTCGACAGTCTCGCGCCTTTCTCAATAGCTACTCTTACACCTTGACCCAAAGTGATATGGTAAAGCGGTACTTTCTTACAGAACAAAGTCTATCTCGCGATCTTGAGCTCGTCAGTAACCTTCGAGATGCCATACGTTTTTTACAAGATGGTGATGAAAGCTATACTGGACTGGCGATTCTCAATGGTGCTCGCCAACTCGATTATTACGCTGACAATAGCAGCGATGTACGAGCTCAGATTGACGCCAAGATCTTAGAGTTTGTTGATCAGCACTACCAAGATACATTAGCAACATCAAGTACCAACTATATCCAAAACTCTCAAGGGGAAGGAATGTTGGTTCACTATGAAATGCTAGATAAAAGAACAGGCGCCCCAGCCACAAGTAATCCACTCAATGATGTTTTTGTTGTTGTATCTGTCTCTCTCGATAAGTTTAATGCGTTAAGAAAACAAATAGAGTTCGACTATCAAACAAGCCTGTTCTTTACACCAATAGCGGTATCTCTCGACAGCGGCGTCACCCACTCAGTCAAGCTTGCGCCAGAACTGTACGCCACAGTAGACCCTGCACAATTCCTATTAGACAACAAGCTAGATTCCATTTGGAACAAGCTGAGTTTATCATTTGCACTATCAGCCTTTGTTACCGTCATTTTACTGCTCGTGCTTTTGTCTCGCAGCGTTATTTCTCCGATAACCCGGCTTGATCGACAATTACAACAAGTAGAAAAAAAGCAACGTAAAAACATTGAACGCTTAGGTACTCGTGATGAGCTTGGTCGTCTATCACAGCGTTTTTATGACATGTACCAAGAGCTAGATAATACCTACCAACAAACCAAGCTCTTGGCCGAAAATGATCAATTGACTCAAATAGCCAATAGGCATCAATTTCAAACCTTCGTTCAACAATCACTTCCCAAGCCTAGCTCAAACACCGAAACATGGGTTCTTTACTTTGACCTAGATAACTTCAAGTTTGTGAACGATAAATACGGGCATCAGATTGGTGATTCAATACTGGTCTCTTTTGCCAAGCGTATTTCCGATATTTGTGCCCATTATAAAACCGAATTCGACGCCCATTGCATGCCAGCTAGGCTCTCAGGAGATGAGTTCGTTGTCTATATTAACGCTCCAACTCGTCGAGGAAACATTGCTCATAGATTCTCTGATGACTTACTAACCCCACTGCAGAAAGGATTTGTTACCGAGTCTGGAAGCTTTCCCATTACGGTCAGCATAGGTATTGCTACGTACCCTAACGATGGCCATTCAATTGAGAAGTTACTCTCACATGCTGACACAGCGATGTACCAGGCCAAACGTGCTGGCAAAAACCAATTTGCTGATTATTCGCGAGATTTAGACAAAACGATTCAACGCCAAGCAAACATTGAACGAGCTCTCAGAGACAAGAACTTTGATGATGAATTTAGGCTCGTCTATATGCCTTATATGGATTCAACCGGAACCCATATTATTGGCGTTGAGGTGCTGTTACGTTGGGATTCGAAACAGCTTGGTTTGGTTCCACCCGATGAATTCATTCCGATTGCTGAGCAAACTGGGTTATTCGAACCGGTTGATCGTTGGGTAATTCAGAATGCGTTTGCTTCTTTTCATCGACTCCAAGCTCAATTTGATCACTCGGTTCAGTTGTCGATAAACTTATCTTCTGCTGGGATTGAAACTACACATCTTGCTTACTTCATCAAAGAGCACGCCGATATTAACCAAATCCCGCCAAGCTTGATTGATTTTGAAATAACAGAAACTTTTTATTCAAATTCACAAGGTTTTCCACTGCTTAACCAACTCGCGCATATGGGCTATCGATTAGCTATTGATGATTTTGGTTCTGGGTACACTTCTATCACTCAACTGGTGCAGTACCCAACTCAGAAAATTAAATTGGATAAAGCCTTTTTAGATACCTTGATTGAGACAGACAACCAGAACATAGTAAAACCGGTTATCGGGTTGTGCCATGCTCAGGGCAAAAAGGTCACAGCTGAAGGTATCGAAACTGAAAGCATGCATCACTGGTTGCGAGACGCGCAGTGCGATATGCTGCAAGGCTATTACTTCGGTAAACCAATGCCATTAGAAGAACTGAACGAATGGTACCGACAACATCAACTCAATTTAATCGACAACAAAAAGAATCCAACACATGAAATCCGTCGTCATTGCATCGCTGAACCCAGCTAA
- the yjjX gene encoding inosine/xanthosine triphosphatase — protein MKSVVIASLNPAKINAVKSAFLSAFPDSEFAFKGISVPSGVSDQPMSNDETYQGAFNRVNNAIQELPNADFHVGLESGIEGNVTFAWMLIEANGQRGESRSASLMLPPVVLDKLQHANELGDVMDEVFGTDNIKQKGGAIGLLTHNQLSRSSVYHQALILALIPFVNPEHFPI, from the coding sequence ATGAAATCCGTCGTCATTGCATCGCTGAACCCAGCTAAAATAAACGCCGTTAAAAGTGCGTTCCTCTCTGCTTTTCCTGATTCTGAATTTGCATTCAAAGGCATCAGCGTTCCTAGCGGAGTGTCCGATCAACCAATGAGTAATGATGAAACTTATCAAGGCGCTTTTAATCGCGTTAACAATGCGATCCAAGAGCTGCCAAATGCAGACTTTCATGTTGGATTAGAATCGGGAATTGAAGGCAACGTAACCTTTGCTTGGATGCTAATTGAAGCAAATGGTCAACGTGGCGAATCTCGCTCTGCAAGCTTGATGCTGCCACCCGTTGTGCTTGATAAACTCCAGCATGCGAATGAGTTAGGTGATGTGATGGATGAAGTCTTCGGAACGGATAACATAAAGCAAAAGGGCGGCGCAATTGGCTTACTGACACACAATCAACTCTCTCGCAGTTCTGTGTATCACCAAGCTTTAATCTTAGCACTGATCCCATTTGTTAACCCAGAACACTTCCCTATCTAG
- the trpR gene encoding trp operon repressor, with protein MASQPEYDNWQQLMDLVKTAAEKDQHELLLTMMMTSDERDALVARVNILCELMKGEMSQRQVSQMLGVGVATITRGSNELKAKSEQEKAAISGLLLK; from the coding sequence ATGGCATCACAACCTGAATATGATAATTGGCAACAACTAATGGACTTGGTAAAAACAGCGGCTGAGAAAGATCAGCATGAGTTGTTGTTGACCATGATGATGACATCTGATGAGCGAGATGCTTTGGTTGCTCGAGTGAATATTCTTTGTGAGTTGATGAAAGGGGAAATGTCACAAAGACAAGTGAGCCAAATGTTAGGAGTGGGTGTTGCGACTATCACGCGCGGTTCAAATGAACTAAAGGCTAAATCTGAACAAGAGAAAGCCGCTATTTCTGGGTTGTTACTCAAGTAA
- the sltY gene encoding murein transglycosylase, with amino-acid sequence MFFRIGNTKIAVAASAILSSFSLAPMAMANNASELEMQRDVYDRAQEVLDNRDLKAYSALRNKIQTYPLTPYTDYRAFLLGLGDRTPAEVDAFIEENKALPFSNRMRAPYLDSLASQKQWQTILEFQTQEPVGEKYQCIYYRAHYEQGNQELAFKGAKQLWLSGNGVDDACDPLFEGWDEAGLRTDELILERMLLAFDKRNGKLMTYLVKQLDHDEAIAQAKQMKALFNKPEDVLAFAKKHPANEFYQAQTEFGFEKLARKSASSAQEIFNDVVKAQKLSKEKSQELADYLTFRLINTDSEELMVWRDKMLASSSKQVLLERRARLAIQHADWTGLKEWIARLDDKHQASLRWQYWQGRAEIALGDNTKGNKRLSDILGQRNFYSVAAAKQLGKPVSYPTSTLKYNAEMVKPFDTSLVRIGELIDRDKIAAAKSEWRWLLTNADKDQKSMLAAHAATQRWNHFTVTASISAKMWDNIALRFPVAHKWWFNFYAEKHDIDPITLMSLARQESAMDSEARSPVGARGIMQIMPKTAQYTAKKHQIKYQDSDDLYDVSKNIEIGSHYLDGLLAQYDNNRIFAFAAYNAGPSRVKQWRSRSDEKLDAYAFIEMIPFKETRGYVQNILMFETYYRDILGEKGAFLAPHELKTKY; translated from the coding sequence ATGTTTTTCCGCATTGGTAATACGAAAATTGCTGTGGCTGCATCGGCAATTTTGTCTTCATTTTCACTGGCTCCGATGGCTATGGCTAACAATGCTTCCGAGCTTGAAATGCAGCGTGATGTTTATGACAGAGCGCAAGAGGTTTTAGACAATCGAGATCTAAAAGCTTACTCAGCGCTGCGCAACAAAATTCAAACATACCCTCTAACGCCTTACACTGATTATCGCGCCTTCTTATTAGGCTTAGGTGATCGCACACCTGCTGAAGTGGATGCCTTTATTGAAGAGAATAAAGCTCTGCCATTTTCGAATCGTATGCGCGCACCTTATCTGGATTCATTGGCCTCTCAAAAGCAGTGGCAGACGATCCTTGAATTTCAAACCCAAGAGCCTGTTGGTGAGAAATACCAGTGTATCTATTACCGAGCACATTATGAGCAAGGCAATCAAGAGCTTGCCTTCAAAGGTGCGAAACAGCTTTGGTTAAGTGGTAATGGTGTTGATGACGCCTGTGACCCGCTTTTTGAAGGGTGGGATGAAGCTGGCTTAAGAACGGATGAGCTGATACTAGAGCGAATGCTACTGGCATTTGATAAACGAAACGGCAAATTAATGACTTATCTGGTCAAGCAATTAGATCATGATGAGGCAATTGCTCAAGCCAAGCAGATGAAGGCGTTGTTCAACAAACCTGAAGATGTTCTCGCGTTTGCCAAGAAGCATCCTGCGAATGAATTTTACCAAGCTCAAACCGAATTTGGTTTCGAGAAGCTAGCAAGGAAATCAGCAAGCAGCGCTCAAGAGATTTTTAATGATGTTGTTAAAGCTCAAAAGTTATCTAAAGAAAAATCTCAAGAGTTAGCGGATTACCTTACGTTCCGTTTGATCAATACCGACTCTGAAGAGTTGATGGTATGGCGAGACAAAATGCTCGCGAGCTCATCAAAACAAGTATTGCTTGAGAGACGTGCTCGCTTAGCGATTCAACATGCAGATTGGACAGGGCTGAAAGAGTGGATTGCGCGCTTAGATGATAAACATCAAGCCTCGCTTCGCTGGCAATATTGGCAAGGTAGAGCTGAGATAGCGCTAGGTGATAACACTAAGGGTAACAAGCGACTGTCTGACATTTTGGGCCAGCGTAATTTCTACAGTGTCGCGGCGGCTAAGCAATTAGGTAAGCCAGTTAGCTATCCAACGTCGACACTTAAATACAATGCAGAAATGGTGAAGCCGTTCGACACCTCTTTGGTTCGTATTGGCGAGTTGATTGACCGAGACAAAATTGCGGCAGCTAAGAGTGAGTGGCGTTGGTTGTTAACCAATGCTGATAAAGATCAAAAATCAATGCTCGCCGCTCACGCAGCGACACAGCGTTGGAATCACTTTACGGTAACGGCCAGTATTTCAGCGAAGATGTGGGACAACATCGCTTTACGCTTCCCAGTAGCTCACAAGTGGTGGTTCAACTTCTACGCAGAAAAGCACGATATTGATCCAATTACCTTGATGTCACTGGCGAGACAAGAGAGTGCGATGGACTCAGAAGCTCGTTCTCCTGTTGGCGCGCGCGGCATCATGCAAATCATGCCAAAAACAGCTCAATATACGGCCAAAAAGCACCAAATCAAATATCAGGATAGCGATGATCTTTATGATGTCAGTAAGAATATTGAGATTGGTAGTCATTATCTCGATGGCTTGCTTGCTCAATACGACAACAACCGCATCTTTGCTTTTGCTGCATATAACGCAGGGCCAAGCCGTGTAAAACAATGGCGTTCACGAAGTGATGAAAAGTTAGATGCGTATGCTTTTATTGAAATGATTCCATTCAAAGAGACTCGAGGTTACGTTCAGAACATCTTGATGTTTGAGACTTATTATCGAGATATCTTAGGTGAGAAAGGGGCATTTTTGGCCCCTCATGAACTAAAAACTAAATACTAG
- the ettA gene encoding energy-dependent translational throttle protein EttA: MAEYVYTMSRVSKTVPPKRQILKDISLSFFPGAKIGVLGLNGSGKSTLLRIMAGIDTDIDGEARAQQGLKVGYLPQEPVLDESKTVREIVEEAVSDVADALKRIDAVYAAYAEPDADFDALAKEQGELEALIQAKDGHNLETALERAADALRLPEWDAKIELLSGGERRRVAICRLLLEKPDMLLLDEPTNHLDAESVAWLEHFLVDYSGTVVAITHDRYFLDNAAGWILELDRGEGIPWEGNYTSWLEQKDERLKQEKSGESARQKTIEKELEWVRQNPKGRQAKSKARMARFEELTTGQYQKRNETNELFIPPGERLGDKVLEVKNLTKSFGDRVLIDDLSFSMPKGAIVGIVGANGAGKSTLFKMLSGAEQPDSGSVELGETVKLASVDQFRDSMDDTKTVFQEISEGADIIKINNFEIPARAYCSRFNFKGNDQQKIIGQLSGGERNRVHLAKLLKAGGNVLLLDEPTNDLDVETLRALEEALLEFPGCAMVISHDRWFLDRIATHILDYRDEGQVNFYEGNYTEYTEWLKKTLGAQAAEPHRIKYKRITK; encoded by the coding sequence ATGGCTGAATACGTATATACCATGTCTCGGGTGAGCAAAACTGTTCCACCTAAGCGTCAAATTCTTAAAGACATTTCTCTTAGCTTTTTTCCTGGCGCTAAAATCGGTGTTTTGGGTCTAAATGGTTCAGGTAAATCTACCCTACTACGTATCATGGCTGGTATTGATACTGATATTGATGGTGAAGCTCGTGCACAACAAGGTCTTAAAGTCGGTTACCTACCGCAAGAGCCTGTATTAGACGAATCAAAAACAGTGCGTGAAATCGTAGAAGAAGCGGTTTCTGATGTTGCAGACGCACTTAAGCGTATCGACGCAGTTTACGCAGCTTACGCAGAACCAGATGCAGATTTCGACGCTCTTGCTAAAGAACAAGGCGAGCTTGAAGCGCTGATCCAAGCAAAAGACGGCCACAACCTAGAGACCGCTCTAGAGCGTGCTGCTGATGCACTTCGTCTTCCTGAGTGGGATGCGAAAATCGAACTCCTATCCGGTGGTGAACGTCGTCGTGTTGCGATCTGTCGTCTACTTCTAGAGAAGCCTGACATGCTGCTTCTTGATGAACCAACCAACCACTTGGATGCAGAATCAGTTGCTTGGCTTGAGCACTTCCTTGTTGATTACAGCGGTACTGTTGTGGCAATTACCCACGACCGTTACTTCCTAGACAACGCTGCTGGTTGGATTCTTGAGCTTGACCGTGGTGAAGGTATTCCTTGGGAAGGTAACTACACATCTTGGCTAGAACAGAAAGATGAGCGTCTGAAGCAAGAGAAATCAGGCGAAAGCGCACGTCAAAAGACGATCGAGAAAGAACTTGAGTGGGTTCGTCAAAACCCTAAAGGCCGTCAGGCTAAGTCTAAAGCTCGTATGGCTCGTTTTGAAGAACTAACGACTGGCCAATACCAGAAGCGTAACGAAACCAACGAACTGTTCATCCCGCCGGGTGAGCGTTTAGGTGACAAGGTACTTGAAGTTAAGAACCTAACTAAGTCATTTGGTGACCGCGTTCTTATCGACGACCTATCGTTCAGCATGCCTAAAGGCGCTATTGTGGGTATCGTGGGTGCCAACGGTGCGGGTAAATCAACACTATTCAAGATGCTAAGCGGCGCAGAACAGCCAGATTCAGGTTCAGTTGAATTAGGCGAAACGGTTAAGCTTGCTTCTGTTGATCAGTTCCGTGACAGCATGGACGACACCAAAACAGTATTCCAAGAGATCTCTGAAGGCGCTGATATCATTAAGATCAACAACTTCGAAATCCCTGCACGTGCTTACTGTTCTCGTTTCAACTTCAAAGGCAACGACCAACAGAAAATCATCGGTCAGCTTTCTGGTGGTGAACGTAACCGTGTTCACCTAGCGAAACTGTTGAAAGCGGGCGGCAACGTACTGCTACTCGATGAACCAACCAATGACCTTGATGTCGAAACTCTACGTGCACTTGAAGAAGCGCTGCTTGAGTTCCCTGGCTGTGCAATGGTTATCTCGCATGACCGTTGGTTCCTTGACCGTATTGCGACCCATATCTTAGACTACCGTGATGAAGGTCAAGTTAACTTCTACGAAGGTAACTATACTGAGTACACAGAGTGGTTGAAAAAGACTCTGGGCGCACAAGCGGCAGAACCGCACCGTATCAAGTACAAGCGTATCACTAAGTAA
- a CDS encoding PilZ domain-containing protein — protein sequence MIERRQFSRVVYQVPTELSQGQVNVSGSVQDLSLHGLLIQCDKWQQLSHDAPVQVSFKLTNSDINIQLEATIVSTINTSMRLRIEHLDIDSISHLKRLVELNVGDDELLYREIEHLTDLGKE from the coding sequence ATGATTGAAAGACGTCAATTTTCACGAGTTGTTTACCAAGTCCCGACTGAACTGTCACAAGGCCAAGTAAATGTATCCGGCTCGGTACAAGACTTATCTCTTCATGGTCTACTCATTCAGTGTGATAAATGGCAGCAACTCAGCCACGATGCTCCTGTTCAAGTCAGCTTTAAGCTCACCAACAGTGATATCAATATTCAGTTAGAAGCAACGATAGTCTCTACCATCAATACCTCAATGCGTTTACGCATAGAGCATTTAGATATTGATAGTATTAGCCACCTTAAGCGCCTTGTTGAGCTTAATGTTGGCGACGATGAACTGCTTTATAGAGAGATTGAACACCTTACCGATTTGGGTAAGGAATAA
- a CDS encoding M23 family metallopeptidase, producing MSKKISITIPSNQGEQTFYFGRKAVLLCTTAIFSVPLLIGGAAYMHFEGKQELAMQAGDAQQLIETLIVEKEQTEFLYAEQVETNHSLSQTLTEKEGAIQLLGKRVFDVESVLGLADEELLTDDISLEDRIDAAAVDSAVRATMFRLIPNDSPMAYQRISSSYGSRTNPISGKRHVHTGIDLTCKRGEDIVAPADGVIETVRPSKKGFGNFITMRHSFGFMSSYAHLQKFKVRSGQFVSKGDVIASCGNSGNSTGPHLHYEVRFLGRSLNPQYLMDWTPENFNYVFEKEKKVKWGPLVQLIDNVVRLQINLTNVPYISSTIDTVSSEESKKPITTN from the coding sequence ATGTCTAAAAAAATTTCCATTACTATTCCCTCTAACCAAGGGGAACAGACGTTTTACTTCGGCCGAAAAGCCGTGCTCTTGTGCACCACTGCGATTTTTTCAGTACCGCTGTTAATTGGCGGAGCTGCATACATGCACTTCGAAGGTAAACAAGAGCTCGCAATGCAAGCGGGCGATGCACAGCAGTTAATTGAAACACTGATTGTTGAAAAAGAACAAACCGAGTTTCTTTATGCTGAACAGGTTGAAACCAACCACTCTCTATCGCAAACATTAACTGAGAAAGAAGGCGCTATTCAATTACTTGGTAAGCGTGTATTTGATGTGGAATCCGTGCTTGGTCTTGCTGATGAAGAACTGCTTACCGATGATATTTCTTTGGAAGATCGCATTGATGCGGCTGCAGTCGATTCAGCAGTAAGAGCGACAATGTTTCGTTTGATTCCAAACGACAGTCCGATGGCTTATCAACGTATCTCTTCTTCTTATGGTAGCCGCACTAACCCTATTTCAGGTAAACGCCATGTACATACTGGCATCGATCTAACGTGTAAGCGTGGTGAAGATATTGTAGCACCCGCAGATGGAGTCATTGAAACGGTACGCCCAAGTAAAAAAGGCTTCGGTAACTTTATTACTATGCGTCACTCGTTCGGTTTCATGAGTTCTTACGCGCACCTACAAAAATTCAAAGTTCGCAGCGGTCAGTTTGTGAGTAAAGGGGATGTGATTGCAAGCTGTGGTAACTCAGGCAACTCTACCGGCCCACACCTGCACTATGAAGTACGCTTCCTTGGTCGCTCACTGAACCCTCAATACTTAATGGACTGGACACCGGAAAACTTCAACTACGTGTTCGAGAAAGAGAAAAAGGTTAAGTGGGGTCCACTGGTTCAACTGATTGATAATGTGGTTCGCTTGCAGATCAACCTGACTAACGTGCCTTACATTAGCTCGACCATCGACACGGTATCGAGTGAAGAGAGCAAAAAACCTATCACGACTAACTAG
- the tyrA gene encoding bifunctional chorismate mutase/prephenate dehydrogenase, producing the protein MAVELNELRDQIDAVDKQMLDLLAQRLALVEKVGEVKSEHGLPIYVPEREAAMLASRRQEAEKIGVPPQLIEDILRRTMRESYASEKDSGFKCLNPELRSVVIVGGNGQLGGLFGRMFKLSGYEVKILGSQDWDKADEILDNAGLVVVTVPIHLTEGVIAKLGNLPSDCILCDLTSIKSKPLQAMMNMHQGPVVGLHPMFGPDVPSLAKQVIVYSDGRGSESYQWLLNQFGIWGASLCQMDAAEHDHGMTLIQALRHFTSFAYGLHLSKENPNIDQLLKLSSPIYRLEIAMVGRLFAQDPNLYGDIILSSDENIEMIRRFHSRFGEALEILDGKDKAKFVDSFNQVSDWFGDYSQQFLQESQNLLKQAHDSIHRG; encoded by the coding sequence ATGGCCGTTGAACTGAACGAATTACGCGACCAAATCGATGCTGTCGATAAACAAATGTTGGATTTACTGGCTCAACGTCTTGCTCTAGTAGAGAAAGTAGGCGAAGTGAAAAGCGAACATGGTTTACCTATTTATGTACCAGAGCGCGAAGCTGCGATGCTGGCATCTCGTCGTCAAGAAGCCGAGAAAATAGGGGTTCCACCGCAGTTAATCGAAGATATTTTGCGTCGTACTATGCGTGAGTCTTATGCCAGTGAGAAAGACTCTGGCTTTAAGTGCCTTAACCCAGAGTTGCGTTCAGTGGTTATCGTTGGTGGTAATGGTCAGCTTGGTGGTTTGTTTGGACGTATGTTCAAGCTTTCTGGCTACGAAGTGAAAATTCTCGGCAGCCAAGATTGGGATAAAGCCGATGAGATCTTAGATAATGCTGGCCTTGTGGTCGTTACGGTTCCAATTCACCTGACGGAAGGTGTGATTGCAAAACTAGGTAACCTACCAAGCGATTGTATTCTTTGTGATTTAACGTCGATTAAATCAAAGCCTCTACAAGCCATGATGAACATGCACCAAGGCCCGGTGGTTGGATTACACCCAATGTTTGGTCCTGACGTTCCAAGCCTTGCGAAGCAGGTGATTGTTTACAGTGATGGGCGTGGCTCTGAAAGCTACCAATGGTTACTGAATCAATTTGGTATTTGGGGCGCGAGCCTTTGCCAGATGGATGCTGCTGAACACGATCACGGCATGACTCTGATTCAAGCACTACGCCACTTCACCTCTTTTGCTTACGGATTGCACCTGAGTAAAGAGAACCCAAACATTGATCAGCTTCTGAAGCTAAGCTCGCCAATCTACCGATTAGAGATTGCAATGGTTGGTCGTCTGTTTGCTCAAGACCCGAACTTGTACGGTGATATCATTCTTTCTTCAGATGAGAATATTGAGATGATTCGACGTTTCCATAGTCGTTTCGGTGAAGCATTAGAAATCTTGGATGGGAAAGATAAAGCCAAGTTCGTTGATAGCTTTAATCAAGTCAGTGATTGGTTTGGCGACTACTCGCAGCAGTTCTTGCAAGAGAGCCAAAATCTTTTAAAGCAAGCACATGACTCGATTCATCGAGGCTAA
- a CDS encoding 3-deoxy-7-phosphoheptulonate synthase, whose product MRKSELSNVNIIDEQVLITPEELKAKLPLSDNARRFIQESRETIANIIHKKDHRMLIVCGPCSIHDIEAAKEYAKRLKALSEQLSDQLYIVMRVYFEKPRTTVGWKGLINDPQLDGTFDIEHGLHVGRELLVELAEMEIPLATEALDPISPQYLADTFSWAAIGARTTESQTHREMASGLSMPIGFKNGTDGNLGTAINAMQAASSSHRFMGISREGQVALLTTQGNPNGHVILRGGKQTNYDSVSVHECEQELGKSSLEAALMVDCSHANSRKDFRRQTLVAEDVIHQIREGNNSIIGLMIESHINEGNQSSDIPLNEMKYGVSITDACINWESTEALLKHAHTELVPFLENRLKG is encoded by the coding sequence ATGCGGAAAAGTGAATTAAGCAATGTCAATATCATCGACGAACAGGTACTGATTACTCCAGAGGAGTTAAAAGCGAAATTACCTTTGAGCGATAATGCTCGTCGTTTTATTCAAGAGTCTCGTGAAACGATAGCAAATATCATTCATAAGAAAGATCACCGTATGCTAATCGTGTGTGGTCCATGTTCTATTCACGATATTGAAGCTGCGAAAGAGTACGCGAAACGTCTAAAAGCTTTATCTGAGCAACTTAGCGATCAACTGTATATTGTTATGCGTGTTTACTTTGAAAAGCCTCGTACTACTGTCGGTTGGAAAGGTTTGATCAATGATCCTCAGCTAGACGGTACTTTCGATATTGAGCATGGTCTGCATGTTGGTCGTGAGCTTTTAGTTGAGCTCGCTGAGATGGAAATCCCATTAGCGACAGAAGCACTAGACCCAATCAGCCCACAATACTTAGCCGATACATTCAGTTGGGCTGCGATTGGCGCACGTACTACTGAATCTCAAACTCACCGTGAAATGGCAAGTGGCCTTTCAATGCCAATCGGCTTTAAAAACGGTACAGATGGCAATTTGGGTACAGCAATTAATGCGATGCAAGCGGCTTCTTCTAGCCACCGTTTCATGGGGATTAGCCGTGAAGGCCAAGTTGCACTGCTAACGACTCAGGGTAACCCAAATGGTCACGTTATTTTACGTGGCGGTAAGCAGACTAACTACGATTCAGTATCAGTACACGAATGTGAGCAAGAGCTGGGTAAATCTAGCTTAGAGGCTGCGTTAATGGTCGACTGTAGCCACGCAAACTCTCGCAAAGATTTCCGACGTCAGACGTTAGTTGCTGAAGATGTGATTCACCAGATTCGTGAAGGCAATAATTCGATTATTGGCCTAATGATTGAAAGCCATATTAACGAAGGCAATCAATCTTCAGATATACCTCTGAATGAGATGAAATACGGTGTTTCTATCACGGACGCGTGTATCAATTGGGAGTCAACTGAGGCACTATTGAAGCATGCACATACGGAATTAGTCCCGTTCTTAGAGAACCGCTTGAAAGGTTAG